In bacterium, a single window of DNA contains:
- a CDS encoding transposase has translation MFHLSSYTISQIYKTRWEIEIFFKWIKQNLKIKTFLGTTKNAVLTQIWTAMIYYLLLSKYQTKYKYSLLYMTRVIKKCLFKRADI, from the coding sequence ATCTTCCACTTATCATCCTATACAATAAGTCAGATTTATAAAACAAGGTGGGAAATAGAGATATTTTTCAAATGGATAAAACAAAATCTTAAAATAAAAACATTTTTAGGGACAACTAAAAATGCGGTTTTAACCCAAATATGGACTGCAATGATTTATTATTTGCTTTTGTCTAAGTATCAGACCAAATATAAGTATTCTTTATTGTATATGACAAGGGTGATAAAAAAATGTCTATTTAAAAGGGCCGATATT
- a CDS encoding Gfo/Idh/MocA family oxidoreductase: MVKVCIIGAGGEANLVHYPSLTKMENVEIVGICDLNQERLRQTSEKYKISNIYTDYKKMLEEKNPDAVYIIVPPHYLYDIVMPCLDRGFNIFTEKPLGMTAEQARQMAKLAERKGVLTMVGFNRRFAPLIVEGKKRIKERGEVVLAEARFFQNYLDRPLDYNGAIDVLTYFVIHSVDLLRYIGGEVKQVKSMVKGVFADYNNIFCALFEFSSGAIGTLSADWASGKRVCSIAIHGKGIAAFIEHEKQAIIYSDGKEDGECIDVKEFTGKKEFFEIAGFLDEHKYFIECMEKKELPETNFSDAVKTMELIERIYRNTI, encoded by the coding sequence ATGGTAAAAGTATGTATTATTGGAGCAGGTGGTGAGGCAAATTTAGTTCATTATCCTTCTCTTACAAAGATGGAGAATGTTGAAATTGTGGGTATATGCGATTTGAATCAGGAACGATTGAGACAGACATCCGAAAAATATAAAATTTCCAATATTTATACTGATTATAAAAAAATGTTAGAAGAAAAAAATCCCGATGCTGTTTATATAATTGTTCCTCCTCATTATCTATATGATATTGTTATGCCCTGCTTAGATAGAGGATTTAATATTTTTACAGAAAAACCATTGGGAATGACAGCAGAACAGGCAAGACAAATGGCAAAATTAGCAGAAAGAAAAGGTGTTTTAACAATGGTTGGTTTTAACAGAAGATTTGCGCCTTTAATTGTTGAAGGAAAGAAAAGAATAAAAGAAAGAGGAGAAGTTGTATTAGCTGAGGCAAGATTTTTTCAGAATTATTTAGATAGACCTCTTGATTATAACGGTGCGATTGATGTTTTAACATATTTTGTTATTCATTCAGTTGACCTTTTAAGATATATTGGAGGTGAAGTAAAACAGGTTAAAAGTATGGTTAAGGGGGTATTTGCGGACTATAACAACATTTTTTGTGCTTTATTTGAATTTTCTTCAGGAGCAATTGGGACTTTGTCAGCAGACTGGGCAAGTGGAAAAAGAGTTTGTTCCATAGCAATACATGGTAAAGGAATTGCTGCTTTTATTGAACATGAGAAACAAGCAATAATTTATTCTGATGGAAAAGAAGATGGAGAATGTATAGATGTAAAAGAGTTCACAGGAAAAAAAGAATTTTTTGAAATTGCGGGTTTTTTAGATGAGCATAAATATTTTATAGAATGTATGGAGAAGAAAGAATTACCAGAAACAAATTTTTCTGATGCTGTTAAAACAATGGAACTTATTGAGAGAATATACAGAAACACTATTTAG
- a CDS encoding Gfo/Idh/MocA family oxidoreductase → MDRIKIGVIGVGVMGYAHCLSVKEIEESELTCVSDAAEGLARKRGEEFGVKYFTDYKELITSGLCDAVIVATPHWFHPEVSIFAFENGLHVLSEKPIAVTVSAADKMIESAEKNNRVFAVMFQKRTKYFVRKAKEIVDSGKIGEIIRTVCIDPWYRTQEYYDKDIWRGTWVGEGGGVLLTQAPHMIDIFTHLAGLPCKIEAKTRTKLHNIEVEDEVSAFLEYQNGAWGYYYTSTCEPIGYYYNWEPVGPFYLEVSGDKGKIVIRGDQIAFYNYEAPLYETSMEEFTKKIPNIWELSTTPLKLEEGQIVPTSNFQTGHKEIIRNFVRSILYNEKLITPGKEGLKTIEFMNACLLSGKKNKVVNIPVDRKEYDDLMEELKKTSKAKNL, encoded by the coding sequence ATGGATAGAATAAAAATTGGGGTGATTGGTGTTGGAGTAATGGGATATGCACACTGTTTAAGTGTGAAAGAAATTGAAGAAAGTGAATTAACATGTGTATCTGATGCTGCGGAAGGACTTGCAAGGAAAAGAGGAGAAGAATTTGGAGTTAAGTATTTTACTGATTACAAGGAATTGATAACAAGTGGTCTTTGTGATGCAGTTATTGTTGCAACACCCCATTGGTTTCATCCAGAAGTATCTATTTTTGCTTTTGAAAATGGATTGCATGTTTTAAGTGAAAAACCAATTGCAGTCACTGTTTCTGCTGCTGATAAAATGATTGAGTCGGCAGAAAAAAATAATAGAGTTTTTGCAGTTATGTTTCAAAAAAGAACGAAATATTTTGTAAGAAAAGCAAAGGAAATAGTGGATAGCGGAAAAATTGGAGAAATTATAAGGACAGTCTGTATTGACCCGTGGTATAGAACTCAGGAATATTATGATAAAGATATCTGGCGTGGTACCTGGGTTGGAGAAGGTGGCGGTGTCTTACTAACACAGGCACCTCACATGATTGATATTTTTACTCATTTAGCGGGACTACCCTGTAAAATTGAAGCAAAAACAAGAACAAAACTGCATAATATAGAAGTGGAAGATGAAGTATCTGCATTTTTAGAATATCAAAATGGTGCATGGGGATATTATTACACTTCTACATGTGAACCAATTGGTTATTATTATAACTGGGAACCAGTTGGCCCTTTTTATTTAGAGGTCTCTGGTGATAAAGGGAAAATTGTTATAAGAGGGGACCAGATTGCTTTTTACAATTATGAGGCCCCACTCTATGAAACTTCAATGGAAGAATTTACTAAAAAAATTCCAAATATATGGGAATTATCAACAACACCCCTGAAATTAGAAGAAGGACAAATTGTTCCTACTTCAAACTTTCAAACAGGGCATAAAGAAATAATAAGGAACTTTGTCAGGAGTATCCTTTATAATGAAAAACTTATTACACCAGGAAAAGAAGGACTGAAAACAATTGAATTTATGAATGCATGTCTTTTATCAGGAAAGAAAAATAAAGTTGTAAATATCCCTGTTGATAGAAAAGAATATGATGATTTAATGGAAGAACTGAAAAAAACTTCAAAGGCAAAAAATTTATAG
- a CDS encoding Gfo/Idh/MocA family oxidoreductase — MKKIRIGQIGMSHEHASAKMMTLRQLTDYYEVVGIVDDLNYNAPKYPGMDMECYAGIRRMSEEELFNVKGLQAVAVETANTELVPTAIRCMKRGLHMHLDKPGGEIMEPFTELIEGCKRKNLAIQLGYMYRVNPAIKFCFKAVREGWLGEIFEIHAIMNRFDDENYRKYLSNFKGGAMFNFGCHLIDLVISIMGRPENVVSFQKSTADDGLNDNGLAVLEYSRATATVNSAITEVDGFKYRRFIVCGTKGTVEICPLEHSADLYRIEPLYARLTLLEDNSEYSAGTHKVNVGVMNGRYENQLIELAHIINGEISNPYTYEHELLVQ, encoded by the coding sequence ATGAAAAAAATTAGAATCGGACAGATTGGTATGAGCCATGAGCATGCTTCAGCAAAAATGATGACATTGCGGCAACTCACAGATTATTATGAGGTAGTTGGTATAGTGGATGACCTGAATTATAATGCACCTAAATATCCTGGTATGGATATGGAATGTTATGCAGGTATAAGACGTATGAGTGAGGAAGAACTTTTCAATGTTAAGGGACTTCAGGCTGTTGCTGTAGAAACTGCAAATACTGAATTGGTTCCTACTGCCATACGTTGCATGAAAAGAGGATTGCATATGCATCTGGATAAGCCTGGTGGAGAAATTATGGAACCGTTTACAGAATTGATAGAGGGTTGTAAGAGAAAAAATCTTGCTATTCAACTTGGTTATATGTACAGAGTTAATCCAGCAATAAAATTCTGTTTTAAAGCAGTAAGGGAAGGATGGTTGGGAGAAATTTTTGAAATCCATGCGATTATGAATCGTTTTGATGACGAGAATTACCGTAAGTATTTATCTAATTTCAAAGGTGGTGCTATGTTTAATTTTGGATGTCATCTTATTGATTTAGTTATTAGTATAATGGGACGTCCTGAAAATGTTGTGTCTTTTCAGAAAAGTACTGCTGATGATGGACTAAATGATAATGGGCTGGCTGTTCTGGAATATTCAAGAGCAACTGCAACTGTCAATTCTGCTATTACTGAGGTAGATGGTTTTAAATATCGCCGTTTTATTGTATGTGGAACTAAAGGGACGGTTGAAATCTGTCCTCTGGAACATTCTGCTGACCTGTACCGTATTGAACCATTATATGCAAGATTAACACTCCTTGAAGATAACTCAGAATATTCGGCAGGAACTCATAAGGTTAATGTAGGAGTAATGAATGGTAGATATGAAAACCAATTAATTGAATTAGCACATATTATCAATGGAGAAATTTCCAATCCCTATACATACGAGCATGAACTTCTGGTACAATAA
- a CDS encoding Gfo/Idh/MocA family oxidoreductase, giving the protein MKKIQKSKRTILNVPSVKKWRIGVVGYYSCSGLGGHGLHLAFSGLPGVEIVSVADPDETGRNMLQKETGAKNSYSDWSYLIQHDKPDVVCVCSRLPSQHTDVVVAAAEAGCHIYCEKPFAQTLEDADKMINAAASNNVLIVVAHLGRYAPMYQVAREMIQKGDIGRPLSVYCRGKEDERGGGEDMMVLGTHLFDMSCFFFGYPEWIFGNITVKGRKMTLNDVTEPKEPIGPVAGDEIVSLFGFSNSVRGYFESRRGLFDKKIRRMGISVAGSEAILAMRFDAKPRLYISTDRRPFEKPGDFDEIDIPSVLEIPGTQPLSLSVSDPENDMPFTYCNRYAAVDLLCAIVEGREPISSGKDARWALEMIFGVYTSHLAGKSVDFPLPNRKHPLTRK; this is encoded by the coding sequence ATGAAAAAGATCCAAAAAAGTAAAAGGACAATTTTGAATGTTCCTTCTGTAAAAAAATGGCGTATAGGAGTGGTAGGATATTATAGTTGTTCAGGATTAGGTGGTCATGGTCTACATTTAGCGTTTTCTGGATTACCTGGAGTTGAAATTGTATCAGTAGCAGACCCCGATGAGACAGGACGTAATATGCTTCAGAAAGAAACAGGAGCAAAAAATAGTTATAGTGATTGGTCTTATCTTATTCAACATGATAAACCAGATGTAGTTTGTGTATGTTCTCGTCTACCTTCACAGCATACGGATGTTGTTGTTGCAGCAGCAGAGGCAGGTTGTCATATATATTGTGAAAAGCCATTTGCTCAAACATTAGAAGATGCAGATAAAATGATAAATGCGGCTGCTTCTAATAATGTTCTGATAGTAGTTGCACATTTGGGTAGGTATGCTCCAATGTATCAGGTTGCCAGGGAAATGATTCAAAAAGGAGATATTGGGCGACCACTTTCAGTATATTGCAGAGGAAAGGAAGATGAACGGGGAGGTGGTGAAGATATGATGGTTTTAGGAACACATTTATTTGATATGTCTTGTTTTTTCTTCGGATACCCTGAGTGGATTTTTGGTAATATAACAGTAAAAGGTCGGAAAATGACACTAAATGATGTGACTGAACCTAAAGAGCCAATAGGACCAGTTGCAGGTGATGAAATAGTATCTCTTTTTGGATTTTCCAATAGTGTGCGTGGTTATTTTGAAAGTAGAAGGGGCCTTTTTGATAAGAAAATAAGGCGTATGGGTATATCTGTTGCTGGTTCAGAAGCAATACTTGCTATGCGATTTGATGCAAAACCCAGATTATATATAAGTACTGACAGACGTCCTTTTGAAAAACCAGGAGATTTTGATGAAATTGATATTCCTTCTGTGCTTGAAATTCCAGGGACCCAGCCGTTAAGTTTATCAGTTAGCGACCCAGAAAACGATATGCCTTTTACTTACTGTAATCGTTATGCTGCGGTTGATTTACTTTGTGCAATAGTGGAAGGACGGGAACCTATATCAAGTGGAAAAGATGCAAGATGGGCATTAGAAATGATTTTTGGGGTTTATACATCCCATTTAGCAGGTAAATCTGTTGATTTCCCTTTACCGAACAGAAAGCATCCTTTAACAAGAAAATAG
- a CDS encoding SDR family NAD(P)-dependent oxidoreductase has protein sequence MKLKDEVAIVTGAAGYIGSTTAKKLASEGANIVVCDMNIDGSQRVVEDIISKGGKATAIQLDVTNTDSIENMVKCVIEKYGHIDILINVAGGSERGRNAPVHNLKEEVIRETIAVNLLGVIFCSRAVVGYMIERKKGKIVSVASVLGLRGKRNFSSYSAAKAGVIVFSKTLAMEVGPYNINVNCVSPGNIPRPGEPNAHIPTKNYFGRIPTADCVANLIYFLVSDEADFITGQNYIVDGGETLGLKGA, from the coding sequence ATGAAACTAAAAGATGAAGTAGCAATAGTTACTGGTGCAGCAGGATATATTGGTAGTACAACTGCTAAAAAATTAGCATCTGAAGGTGCTAATATAGTAGTATGTGACATGAATATTGATGGTTCACAACGGGTAGTTGAAGATATTATCAGTAAAGGTGGTAAAGCAACAGCAATACAATTAGATGTAACCAATACAGATAGTATTGAAAATATGGTTAAATGTGTAATTGAGAAATATGGTCATATAGATATATTAATTAATGTGGCGGGAGGTAGTGAGAGAGGAAGAAATGCACCAGTGCATAATTTAAAAGAGGAAGTAATTAGAGAAACCATTGCTGTAAATCTATTAGGAGTTATTTTTTGTTCTCGTGCTGTAGTTGGTTATATGATAGAAAGAAAAAAGGGAAAAATTGTAAGCGTAGCATCTGTTCTTGGTTTAAGAGGAAAGAGGAACTTTTCATCATATTCTGCTGCCAAGGCAGGTGTTATTGTTTTCTCAAAAACTCTGGCTATGGAAGTAGGTCCTTACAATATCAATGTTAACTGTGTTTCCCCGGGAAATATACCTCGTCCGGGAGAACCAAATGCTCATATTCCTACAAAAAATTATTTTGGTCGTATTCCAACAGCGGATTGTGTTGCGAACCTTATTTATTTTTTAGTATCTGACGAGGCCGATTTTATTACTGGGCAGAACTATATCGTGGATGGGGGAGAAACTTTGGGGTTGAAAGGTGCTTAA
- a CDS encoding NAD(P)H-quinone oxidoreductase, with protein MRAILVDKNKELVCKDIPEPEVKDNEVLIEVHAIGINRADLMQRDGEYPSPAGWPDIMGLEVAGIVLSAPSQSRWKKGDKVCALLGGGGYAEKVSVPVNMVLPVPEGLSMAQASAIPEIFATSWLNLCIEGKMKHGETVLIQSGASGVGTAAIQIVKAFGGKVITTVGSDKKVEFVRSIGADIIVNREKEDLLSVLEKYPVDISLDCIAGPSLGKCIEKMAQGGRWIVIATLGGIMTEINMNIFFKKGIRIIGSTLRNKSTEMKGKILADMESALWPKFSSGDIKPVIYKILPIDQVSEAHAILERRENLGKVVLTISE; from the coding sequence ATGCGTGCAATCTTAGTTGATAAGAATAAAGAGCTTGTTTGCAAAGATATTCCGGAACCAGAAGTTAAAGATAATGAAGTTTTAATTGAAGTTCATGCTATTGGTATAAACAGAGCTGACTTAATGCAAAGGGATGGAGAATATCCTTCTCCAGCAGGATGGCCAGATATAATGGGTCTTGAGGTAGCAGGTATTGTTCTTAGTGCTCCATCACAAAGTAGATGGAAGAAGGGTGATAAAGTTTGTGCATTACTTGGTGGTGGGGGTTATGCAGAAAAAGTATCTGTTCCTGTAAATATGGTTTTGCCTGTTCCAGAGGGATTATCTATGGCACAAGCATCCGCAATACCAGAAATTTTTGCAACTTCATGGCTCAATCTTTGTATAGAAGGTAAAATGAAGCATGGTGAAACTGTCCTTATTCAATCAGGAGCAAGTGGAGTTGGTACTGCTGCAATTCAAATTGTTAAAGCATTTGGGGGAAAAGTTATAACTACTGTGGGTTCGGATAAAAAAGTTGAGTTTGTTCGTAGTATAGGAGCAGACATAATTGTTAACAGAGAAAAAGAAGACCTTTTATCTGTACTTGAAAAATATCCTGTGGATATATCGCTTGATTGTATAGCAGGTCCTTCTTTGGGTAAATGTATAGAGAAAATGGCACAGGGTGGTCGTTGGATAGTTATTGCTACTCTGGGTGGAATAATGACAGAAATCAATATGAACATATTTTTTAAAAAAGGAATTAGAATTATTGGCAGTACTCTTAGAAATAAATCTACTGAAATGAAAGGAAAAATACTTGCTGATATGGAATCTGCACTCTGGCCTAAGTTTTCATCTGGTGATATTAAACCTGTAATTTATAAGATACTGCCAATAGACCAGGTATCTGAAGCCCATGCAATATTAGAGCGTCGGGAAAATCTTGGTAAAGTAGTCCTTACTATTTCTGAATAA
- the clpB gene encoding ATP-dependent chaperone ClpB — protein sequence MDLEKFTIKAQEAIMNSQAVAQERGHQAIDTLHLLYSLVDGDETTAEILKQMNVKVENLKEDIERELKKIPEVFSSQTSVYITPSLNQVFYIAGKQAKTLGDEYIGVEHLLISLSEVDSPAKTILKKYDIFSQRIIKIIDNLRGGEKIKDKDAESKYNVLEKYTKDLTEIARKGKLDPVIGRDEEIRRVIQVLLRRTKNNPVLIGEAGVGKTAIVEGLARRIVSGDVPENLKNKRILSLDLGLLVAGTKYRGEFEDRLKALLKDIEKREDEIILFIDELHTLVGAGAAEGAIDASNMLKPALARGLLRCIGATTLDEYRKYIEKDRALERRFQPIFVKEPSVEETISILRGLKERYEVHHGVKITDSAIVSAAVLSHRYITDRFLPDKAIDLIDEAASKLRMEIDSMPEVLDEIKRKMIQLEIEKQALKKETGEEIKERLEKIEKELEKLKKEREKYNKQWLAEKEVVEKIRNIKQQMEVARGIVEKAEREGDLDKAAEYKYGKLIELQKQLEKETEKLKEIQKKGSGLVKDEVTEEDIAEIVSKWTGIPVSKMLEGEKEKLLQMESRLKKRVVGQDHAIEAVSNAIRRSRAGLSDTNRPIGSFIFLGPTGVGKTELAKALAEFLFDDENAMVRIDMSEYMEKHSVSRLIGAPPGYVGYEEGGQLTEKIRRRPYSVILLDEIEKAHQDVFNVLLQLLDDGRLTDGQGRTVDFRNTVIIMTSNLGSQYITMFKNEDAMKEKIMEVVKSNFRPEFLNRIDEIIIFNKLKKEDIIKIVDIQLSYLQKRLEEKKIELTATDKAKEYIAEKGYDETFGARPLKRLIQREIENVLAGKILSGEFKEGDNVVIDCRNNQLAFSLKSPVAS from the coding sequence ATGGATTTAGAAAAATTTACAATAAAAGCACAAGAAGCAATAATGAATTCGCAAGCAGTTGCCCAGGAGAGAGGTCATCAGGCAATAGATACTTTGCATTTGCTTTATTCTCTTGTTGATGGAGATGAAACAACTGCGGAGATACTAAAACAGATGAATGTCAAAGTTGAAAATTTGAAAGAAGATATAGAAAGAGAACTGAAGAAAATTCCAGAAGTTTTTTCTTCACAAACATCTGTTTATATTACTCCTTCTTTAAATCAGGTTTTTTATATTGCAGGTAAACAGGCAAAGACATTAGGAGATGAATATATAGGAGTTGAACATCTTTTAATATCTTTATCAGAAGTAGATTCTCCTGCTAAAACAATTTTGAAGAAATATGATATTTTTAGTCAGCGAATTATAAAAATTATTGACAATTTAAGAGGGGGAGAAAAAATAAAGGATAAAGATGCAGAAAGCAAATATAATGTTTTAGAAAAGTATACAAAGGACCTAACAGAAATTGCAAGAAAAGGAAAGTTAGACCCTGTTATTGGTAGAGATGAAGAAATAAGAAGAGTTATACAGGTTCTATTAAGAAGGACAAAAAATAATCCTGTTTTAATAGGAGAAGCAGGTGTTGGAAAAACGGCAATAGTAGAAGGACTTGCCAGAAGAATTGTAAGTGGAGATGTTCCTGAAAATTTAAAAAATAAAAGGATTCTATCTCTTGACCTTGGTTTACTTGTAGCAGGAACAAAATATAGAGGTGAATTTGAAGACCGACTGAAAGCACTCTTAAAAGATATTGAAAAAAGAGAAGACGAAATTATTCTTTTTATTGATGAATTACATACTCTTGTTGGAGCAGGTGCAGCGGAAGGGGCGATAGATGCTTCCAATATGTTAAAACCAGCACTTGCAAGAGGACTTTTAAGATGTATTGGAGCAACAACTCTTGATGAATATAGAAAATATATAGAAAAAGATAGAGCATTAGAAAGAAGATTTCAACCTATATTTGTTAAAGAACCAAGTGTTGAAGAGACAATATCAATTTTAAGAGGACTTAAAGAAAGATATGAAGTACATCATGGTGTAAAAATAACTGATAGTGCAATTGTTTCCGCAGCAGTTCTTTCTCATAGATATATTACTGATAGATTCCTTCCTGATAAAGCAATTGACCTTATTGATGAAGCAGCGAGTAAATTAAGAATGGAAATAGATAGTATGCCAGAAGTTCTTGATGAGATTAAGAGAAAAATGATACAACTTGAAATTGAAAAGCAGGCATTAAAAAAGGAAACAGGGGAAGAAATAAAAGAGCGACTGGAGAAAATAGAGAAAGAACTTGAAAAATTAAAAAAAGAAAGAGAAAAATATAACAAACAATGGTTAGCAGAAAAAGAAGTTGTTGAAAAAATAAGAAATATAAAACAGCAAATGGAAGTTGCAAGAGGTATTGTTGAAAAAGCAGAAAGAGAAGGAGACCTTGATAAAGCAGCAGAATACAAATATGGGAAGTTGATTGAATTGCAAAAACAACTTGAAAAAGAAACAGAAAAATTAAAAGAGATACAGAAAAAAGGTAGTGGACTTGTTAAAGACGAAGTAACAGAAGAAGATATAGCAGAAATTGTTTCAAAATGGACAGGTATTCCTGTTTCTAAAATGCTTGAAGGTGAAAAAGAAAAATTGCTTCAGATGGAGAGCCGACTTAAAAAGAGAGTCGTAGGGCAGGACCATGCAATTGAAGCAGTGTCAAATGCTATAAGAAGAAGTAGAGCAGGACTTTCAGATACCAATAGACCAATTGGCTCATTTATTTTTCTTGGTCCAACTGGGGTTGGAAAAACAGAACTTGCAAAGGCACTTGCAGAATTTTTGTTTGATGACGAAAATGCAATGGTTAGGATAGATATGAGTGAATATATGGAAAAACATTCTGTTTCCCGTCTTATTGGAGCACCTCCTGGATATGTTGGTTATGAAGAAGGAGGACAACTAACAGAAAAAATTAGAAGAAGACCTTATAGTGTTATTTTATTAGATGAAATTGAAAAGGCACATCAAGATGTTTTTAATGTTTTACTTCAACTTCTTGATGACGGACGACTTACTGATGGGCAGGGTAGAACTGTTGATTTTAGAAATACGGTTATTATAATGACATCAAATTTAGGAAGTCAATATATTACAATGTTTAAAAATGAAGATGCAATGAAAGAAAAAATAATGGAAGTTGTTAAAAGTAATTTTAGACCGGAATTTTTAAACCGAATTGACGAAATTATTATATTCAATAAATTAAAGAAAGAAGATATTATAAAAATTGTTGATATTCAACTTTCTTATTTACAAAAACGACTTGAAGAAAAGAAAATAGAACTTACTGCAACTGATAAAGCAAAAGAATATATTGCAGAAAAGGGATATGATGAAACATTTGGAGCAAGACCATTAAAACGACTTATTCAGAGAGAAATTGAAAATGTTCTTGCAGGTAAAATTTTAAGTGGTGAGTTCAAAGAAGGAGATAATGTTGTAATTGATTGTAGAAACAACCAACTCGCATTTTCTTTAAAATCTCCTGTTGCCTCTTAA
- a CDS encoding serine/threonine-protein kinase — MNNEFKTKIVGEVICGYRVIDKIWQGATSTVYKGIKLNNSYNSVIAIKILHSYRNSKQYLKQFIKEYKIQKSLNHPNIVKVFGFGKQENLYCIFMEYIEGKTLRLTYDENLIQEKNLFHIIIQIGKGISYIHSKNIIHNDIKPENIIVEKSCRWAKLTDFGYAVKKSFFRRNISIQGGTENYIAPERKKGISNFKTDIYSYGMIIEELLFEKLPSEELYDIVAKTTDKVPSQRDENVDDIVNQLEKIYKRIYK, encoded by the coding sequence ATGAATAATGAATTTAAAACAAAAATAGTAGGGGAAGTTATTTGTGGTTATAGAGTTATTGATAAAATATGGCAGGGAGCAACTTCTACTGTATATAAGGGTATAAAACTCAATAATTCTTATAATAGCGTAATAGCAATAAAAATACTCCATTCTTATAGAAATTCAAAACAATATTTAAAACAGTTTATTAAAGAATATAAAATCCAGAAATCACTTAACCATCCAAATATTGTTAAGGTCTTTGGTTTTGGAAAACAAGAAAATCTTTATTGTATATTTATGGAGTATATTGAAGGAAAGACATTACGATTAACATATGATGAAAATCTAATTCAAGAGAAAAATTTGTTCCATATTATAATTCAGATTGGTAAAGGTATATCATATATTCATAGTAAGAATATAATTCATAATGATATAAAACCAGAAAATATAATTGTTGAAAAGTCATGTAGATGGGCTAAATTGACCGATTTCGGGTATGCTGTAAAAAAATCTTTTTTTAGAAGAAATATTTCAATTCAAGGTGGCACGGAAAATTATATTGCCCCTGAAAGAAAAAAAGGAATTTCAAATTTCAAAACAGATATTTATTCTTATGGTATGATAATTGAAGAATTGCTTTTTGAAAAATTACCATCAGAAGAATTATACGACATTGTGGCAAAAACAACAGACAAAGTTCCGTCTCAAAGAGACGAAAATGTTGATGATATAGTTAACCAATTAGAAAAAATTTATAAAAGAATATACAAATGA
- a CDS encoding metallophosphoesterase family protein has translation MKFSIISDIHSNYEGLTEILKYILTEKTDYLFVCGDIIGYGPDPELCLEKIFSITDLIVKGNHEEGIITGNYSRFKKLAKISIEWTEKKITNYIEKIKCLPVKITFGDITFVHACLSDPIYKYILSKKDAEREFELFSNKICFYGHTHIPSAYKKNLKTNNVETIIPDFNGKMCFKIEDDYKYFINVGSSGQPRDGLPMVCISIYDSESKIFKLSRLNYPAEITKNKILERGLPSSLGEKFLKGI, from the coding sequence ATGAAATTTTCTATAATATCTGATATTCATTCTAATTATGAAGGACTGACTGAAATTTTAAAATATATTTTGACTGAAAAAACCGATTATCTTTTTGTATGTGGAGATATAATTGGCTATGGTCCTGACCCTGAATTATGTCTTGAAAAAATTTTTTCTATTACTGACCTTATTGTAAAAGGAAACCATGAAGAAGGAATAATAACCGGGAATTATTCAAGATTTAAAAAACTTGCAAAAATTTCTATAGAATGGACAGAAAAGAAAATAACAAATTATATAGAAAAAATAAAATGCCTTCCAGTAAAAATAACTTTTGGAGATATAACTTTTGTTCATGCGTGTTTATCCGACCCGATTTACAAATATATTCTTTCAAAAAAAGATGCTGAAAGGGAATTTGAATTATTTAGCAATAAAATCTGTTTTTATGGACATACTCATATTCCTTCTGCTTACAAAAAAAATTTAAAAACAAATAATGTAGAAACAATTATACCTGATTTTAATGGAAAGATGTGTTTTAAAATTGAAGATGACTATAAATATTTTATAAATGTTGGGAGTTCCGGACAGCCAAGAGATGGATTACCAATGGTGTGTATATCAATCTATGATAGTGAAAGCAAAATATTTAAACTTTCTAGGCTTAATTATCCCGCAGAAATTACTAAAAACAAAATTCTTGAAAGGGGGCTTCCCTCTTCTCTTGGTGAAAAATTTTTAAAAGGTATTTAA